Proteins co-encoded in one Colletes latitarsis isolate SP2378_abdomen chromosome 2, iyColLati1, whole genome shotgun sequence genomic window:
- the LOC143351936 gene encoding uncharacterized protein LOC143351936, whose protein sequence is MPGGVVFLVCIPTSNYEHQLIFGVPMKRPRHETPGKPVPAPRLDLRIRETRTRTQLLMLDDDDLEDLADVSDNLDDRSYPRPRRLGVSGQRSRDPVFVSMETVLDELLKKLRVEHVVWCKDKADMYYEVIFPVPAGEPCENCLHCLTEMGIGVKMNSIVSVIPTQCTYSGLRSVGYASIKDDLARRRKESEERKNAWRAFVESIRSKLTVKQVVDGVRSGGDLTFDYVLLVLTADCLAALGLIENSATNVVAAMLVSPLMGPVMSLTFGTIIADRNLQFVGLKSLLLGIFVSILFGFVFGLILGTTEMPWGYNDWPTDEMKGRGNYRSLWMGVLWALPSGTGVAVALLQGSSGPLIGVAISASLLPPVVNCGLFWALGCIWLIYRPIKMPHMKGESYTNYNTSYVYVYTDYLPVEFFCNGIISACLTFINVMCIFITAIIVLKIKEVAAPYTSTPELRRFWEHDIRLVRDKNISRDNSSLDSSYYDGLSKTKQRVLEQTLNEAVREAIDDDTFRKVQRLSYGQPPADQFTSKLGIHATNGAGNLTNTVLMNENAPNSFRPPEGLGNSVNTNEDLAALDTLITHLLGQPNGTGAGNLDSWRRSLRASARGYRQLPNTGTAAERGQVGTSVNTTPL, encoded by the exons ATGCCGGGCGGTGTcgtgtttctggtttgcattCCCACGTCGAACTACGAGCACCAGCTCATCTTCGGCGTACCGATGAAACGACCCAGGCACGAGACGCCGGGGAAACCGGTGCCTGCCCCGAGACTGGATCTGCGTATCAGGGAAACGAGAACGAGAACGCAGCTGTTGATGCTCGACGACGACGATCTGGAGGATTTGGCTGACGTCAGCGACAATCTCGACGACAGAAGCTATCCTCGTCCTCGGAGACTCGGCGTTTCCGGCCAACGCAGCAGAGATCCGGTTTTCGTGTCGATGGAAACG GTGTTGGACGAGTTGTTGAAGAAGCTCCGAGTGGAGCACGTGGTCTGGTGCAAGGACAAAGCTGACATGTACTACGAG GTGATATTTCCGGTACCTGCAGGCGAGCCGTGCGAGAATTGCTTGCACTGTCTGACGGAAATGGGGATCGGCGTGAAAATGAACTCCATAGTAAG CGTGATTCCGACCCAGTGCACGTACAGCGGCTTGCGCAGCGTCGGTTACGCCTCCATTAAGGACGACTTGGCACGAAG GCGAAAGGaatcggaagagagaaagaacgCCTGGAGGGCCTTCGTGGAATCGATACGCTCGAAACTGACGGTGAAGCAAGTCGTGGACGGTGTCAGAAGCGGGGGTGATCTTACCTTCGATTACGTGTTGCTCGTGCTGACGGCGGA CTGCCTCGCCGCGTTGGGCCTGATAGAGAACAGCGCGACGAACGTAGTGGCGGCCATGTTGGTGTCCCCTTTAATG GGTCCCGTAATGTCGTTAACCTTCGGCACTATCATAGCTGATAGGAACCTCCAGTTCGTCGGTCTGAAGAGCCTGTTGCTCGGCATATTCGTCTCGATCCTGTTCGGATTCGTATTCGGCCTAATTCTGGGCACAACGGAGATGCCTTGGGGTTACAACGACTGGCCGACCGACGAGATGAAAGGGAG AGGCAATTACAGATCCCTTTGGATGGGTGTGTTATGGGCCCTGCCATCTGGCACTGGCGTCGCCGTGGCTTTATTGCAGGGGAGCAGCGGACCCCTGATTGGAGTCGCTATATCGGCCTCTTTATTACCGCCGGTGGTAAATTGC GGTTTATTTTGGGCGCTCGGGTGTATATGGTTGATCTATCGGCCGATCAAAATGCCGCACATGAAGGGCGAGTCCTACACAAACTACAACACCTCGTACGTGTACGTGTACACCGATTATCTGCCGGTGGAGTTCTTCTGCAACGGTATAATCAGCGCGTGTTTGACCTTCATCAACGTGATGTGTATCTTTATCACGGCGATAATAGTTCTAAAG ATTAAGGAAGTGGCCGCGCCGTATACGTCCACGCCGGAATTACGTCGTTTCTGGGAGCACGACATCCGCCTCGTTCGCGATAAGAATATTTCGCGCGATAACAGCTCCCTGGACTCGAG TTATTACGATGGATTGAGCAAAACGAAACAACGAGTATTGGAGCAAACCTTAAACGAAGCGGTACGCGAAGCCATAGATGATGACACCTTCCGCAAAGTGCAAAGACTCAGTTATGGCCAACCACCGGCGGATCAG TTTACATCGAAACTGGGTATCCACGCCACCAACGGTGCAGGGAATCTGACTAATACTGTACTCATGAACGAAAATGCACCGAACAGTTTCCGTCCACCCGAAGGTTTAGGAAATTCTGTCAACACGAACGAAGATTTGGCGGCTCTCGATACATTGATCACGCATCTTTTGGGACAACCGAATGGCACTGGTGCCGGAAACTTAGATTCCTGGCGTCGTTCCCTTCGAGCAAGTGCACGAGGTTATAGACAATTACCCAACACGGGTACTGCTGCTGAAAGGGGCCAAGTCGGTACTAGCGTTAACACAACGCCCCTTTAA